From Girardinichthys multiradiatus isolate DD_20200921_A chromosome 3, DD_fGirMul_XY1, whole genome shotgun sequence, the proteins below share one genomic window:
- the LOC124866207 gene encoding carcinoembryonic antigen-related cell adhesion molecule 5-like: MERNTCGALTIVLLTLSQGFLSSDAVEVQPSMNPAVAGSSVTFSLFPPVTLTSGNWAVRETFILTWLSEQQAVFPGYTGRASVNVTTGALTLSCLTVTDSGVYKVHSGDSLLSANVSLTVVEPISNVTLNVNQSYLIELQTSGLIKCSVSTGSSLFFLWMNGSSEVTAGDRVQFTDGNSTLNIVSVSRYDSGPFRCDVSNPISNGTSDSVNFTISYGPDNMGLTVNGLNTTSFTAGSNLSMLCFTESNPPAHFQWTFRGNIVNVTGTMLELFNVREDQSGPYSCLAFNNLTNLHSNVTTHITISKSEQLEVNVFLLPLLLMAGFFQINLALSVPRLL, encoded by the exons ATGGAGAGGAATACCTGCGGAGCTTTGACAATTGTTCTTCTGACTTTATCACAAG GTTTTCTGTCCTCTGATGCTGtggaagttcaaccttccatgAATCCAGCAGTAGCTGGGAGCTCAGTGACATTTTCGCTGTTTCCTCCTGTGACATTGACAAGTGGAAACTGGGCAGTGAGAGAGACCTTCATTCTCACCTGGCTCAGTGAACAGCAGGCTGTTTTTCCAGGTTACACTGGCAGGGCTTCTGTTAACGTCACCACCGGAGCTCTTACGCTGAGCTGTCTCACTGTGACTGACTCAGGGGTCTACAAGGTGCACAGCGGCGACTCCCTGCTGAGCGCCAATGTTTCTCTCACTGTTGTAG AACCCATTTCCAATGTGACCCTCAATGTAAATCAAAGTTATCTGATAGAGCTTCAAACCTCGGGGCTTATCAAGTGCTCCGTCTCCACTGGATCTTCTCTTTTCTTCCTCTGGATGAACGGCAGCTCTGAGGTTACAGCCGGTGACAGAGTTCAGTTCACTGATGGAAACTCCACTCTTAATATTGTCAGTGTGAGCCGCTATGATTCTGGGCCTTTCAGATGTGATGTATCTAATCCTATCAGTAATGGGACCAGTGATTCAGTAAATTTCACCATAAGCT ATGGACCGGATAACATGGGTCTCACAGTGAATGGACTGAACACAACTTCCTTCACTGCTGGGTCCAATCTGAGCATGCTCTGTTTTACAGAGTCAAACCCTCCTGCTCATTTTCAGTGGACCTTCAGGGGAAATATTGTGAATGTAACAGGAACAATGTTGGAGCTTTTCAATGTCAGAGAGGACCAAAGTGGTCCATATTCCTGCTTGGCCTTCAACAACCTCACCAACCTGCACAGCAATGTAACAACACATATCACAATATCAA agTCTGAACAACTGGAGGTTAATGTGTTtcttcttcctctgttgttaATGGCTGGGTTCTTTCAG